The Candidatus Eremiobacterota bacterium genome has a segment encoding these proteins:
- a CDS encoding PqqD family protein: MADKKKHAVNLLLLKPLHNRRWEELDGGNVAVLQPRFSNRFVKRLIDPLLRHPDIRISLDRHGSFVWKRCNGRLTVGEIARDYEEAFGPGEEPVVDRVALFMKHLERYEFITYPNLKELMAQSSSVARKEVSQ; encoded by the coding sequence ATGGCGGATAAAAAAAAGCACGCAGTAAACCTGCTCCTGCTGAAGCCACTTCATAACAGGAGATGGGAGGAGCTCGACGGCGGAAACGTCGCCGTGCTCCAGCCCCGTTTCAGCAACAGGTTTGTCAAGAGGCTCATCGATCCGCTCCTCAGGCACCCTGATATCAGGATCAGCCTCGACCGCCACGGCTCCTTTGTGTGGAAGCGATGCAACGGCAGACTTACCGTGGGGGAGATTGCCAGGGATTACGAAGAGGCATTCGGGCCAGGTGAAGAGCCCGTCGTTGACAGGGTTGCCCTTTTTATGAAGCACCTTGAGCGCTACGAGTTCATCACCTATCCCAATCTCAAAGAACTTATGGCACAGAGCTCCTCTGTTGCCAGGAAAGAGGTTTCTCAATGA